A region of Diospyros lotus cultivar Yz01 chromosome 3, ASM1463336v1, whole genome shotgun sequence DNA encodes the following proteins:
- the LOC127796485 gene encoding ethylene-responsive transcription factor ERF071-like codes for MCGGTFMSDLLPRNGSRRLCAADLWPSPPVVPKEHQNITHKRPQSRAGGERVEKAVKRPRKNLYRGIRQRPWGKWAAEIRDPRKGVRVWLGTFNTAEEAARAYDREARKIRGKKAKVNFPNEDDRYVPSQPRHPPFAMHNPNPNPNPPSYPTFNHFGAYNSNGLYSAPSPLNTVPVPFLYSEEISGSGTDCSSTEGNHQMNQFQGDVNVKVKEEEEKQELRKSSKGGEAENEVEKLSEELLAYESVMKFYQIPYLDGQSPAAPPNLAQESVLASGVLDLWSFDDVLRPAIS; via the exons ATGTGTGGCGGTACATTTATGTCCGACCTCCTCCCTCGCAACGGTAGCCGCCGGCTGTGCGCCGCCGACCTCTGGCCCAGCCCTCCGGTCGTCCCCAAAGAGCATCAGAACATCACACACAAGAGGCCTCAATCCC GAGCAGGTGGTGAGCGGGTCGAAAAGGCTGTGAAAAGGCCGCGCAAGAACCTGTACAGGGGAATCAGGCAGCGTCCGTGGGGCAAATGGGCGGCGGAGATCCGAGATCCCAGAAAGGGGGTGAGGGTTTGGCTCGGTACCTTCAACACCGCCGAAGAGGCGGCCAGAGCCTACGACAGGGAAGCTCGTAAGATCAGGGGCAAGAAAGCCAAGGTTAACTTTCCCAACGAAGACGATCGCTACGTTCCTTCTCAACCCCGCCATCCGCCCTTTGCAATGCACAATCCTAATCCTAATCCCAACCCACCTTCTTATCCGACGTTTAACCATTTCGGGGCATACAATTCAAATGGGTTGTATAGTGCGCCAAGCCCTCTGAATACAGTCCCTGTTCCGTTTCTTTACAGTGAAGAAATTTCTGGTTCGGGAACCGATTGCTCTTCGACCGAGGGAAATCATCAGATGAATCAATTCCAGGGCGATGTGAATGTGAAGgtgaaggaggaggaagagaagcAAGAGCTGAGAAAAAGCAGCAAAGGAGGAGAGGCAGAGAACGAAGTGGAGAAGCTTTCGGAGGAGCTGTTGGCCTACGAGTCGGTCATGAAGTTCTACCAAATCCCGTACCTGGACGGCCAGTCGCCGGCTGCTCCGCCCAATCTCGCACAGGAGAGCGTCCTCGCCAGCGGCGTTTTGGATCTCTGGAGCTTCGACGATGTTCTCCGTCCTGCCATTTCCTAG